Proteins from a genomic interval of Rattus norvegicus strain BN/NHsdMcwi chromosome 2, GRCr8, whole genome shotgun sequence:
- the Adam15 gene encoding disintegrin and metalloproteinase domain-containing protein 15 isoform X4 — protein sequence MRLALLWALGLLGAGSPRPSPPLPNIGGTEEEQQASPERTQSRSLENQVVQDSPPINLTEVLQTGLPETLRIGLELDGENHILELQQNRDLVPGRPTLVWYQPDGTRMVSEGHSLENCCYRGRVQGRPSSWVSLCACSGIRGLVVLSPERSYTLELGPGDLQRPLIVSRIQDLLLPGHTCAPSWHAFVPTEAAPDLLLEQHHLRRLKRDVVTETKIVELVIVADNSEVRKYPDFQQLLNRTLEVALLLDTFFQPLNVRVALVGLEAWTQRDLIEMSSNPAVLLDNFLRWRRTDLLPRLPHDSAQLVTVTSFSGPMVGMAIQNSICSPDFSGGVNMDHSTSILGVASSIAHELGHSLGLDHDSPGNSCPCPGPAPAKSCIMEASTDFLPGLNFSNCSRWALEKALLDGMGSCLFEWPPSRAPMSSLCGNMFVDPGEQCDCGFPDECTDPCCDYFTCQLRPGAQCASDGPCCQNCKLQPAGWQCRLPTDDCDLPEFCLGDSSQCPPDIRLGDGEPCASGEAVCMHGRCASYTRQCQSLWGPGAQPAAPLCLQTANTRGNAFGSCGRSPSGSYMPCNLRDAICGQLQCQWGRNQPLLGSVQDQLSEVLEANGTQLNCSWVDLDLGNDVAQPLLALPGTACGPGLVCIGHRCQPVDLLGAQECRSKCHGHGVCDSSRHCHCDEGWAPPDCMTQLRATSSLTTGLLLSLLLLLVLVLLGASYWYRARLHQRLCQLKGSSCQYRAAQSGPPERPGPPQRAQQMPGTKAELADRSNPPTRPLPADPVVWRPKPQGPTKPPPPRKPLPANPQGRPPLGDLPGPGDGSLQLVVPSRPAPPPPAASSLYL from the exons ATGCGGCTGGCGCTGCTCTGGGCCCTGGGACTCCTGGGCGCGGGCAGCCCTCGGCCCTCCCCGCCGCTGCCAAATATAG GAGGTACtgaggaagagcagcaagccagccCAGAGAGGACCCAGAGTAGATCCTTGGAGAACCAGGTTGTTCAGGACAGCCCCCCAATTAACCTAACAGAAGTGCTTCAG ACTGGTTTACCTGAGACCCTGAGGATTGGATTGGAGCTGGACGGTGAGAATCATATCCTGGAGCTTCAACAGAATAG AGATCTGGTCCCTGGCCGCCCGACTCTGGTGTGGTATCAGCCTGACGGCACCCGAATGGTCAGCGAGGGGCACAGTCTG GAAAACTGCTGCTATCGAGGACGAGTTCAGGGCCGCCCCAGCTCTTGGGTCTCCCTCTGTGCCTGCTCTGGGATCAG GGGGCTGGTAGTCCTGTCCCCTGAGAGAAGCTATACACTGGAGCTGGGACCTGGAGACCTTCAGCGTCCTCTCATTGTTTCTCGGATCCAAGACCTCCTCTTGCCAGGCCACACCTGTGCCCCAAGCTGGCATGCATTTGTGCCCACCGAGGCAGCACCAGACCTCCTTTTGGAACAGCACCACCTTCGCAGG CTTAAGCGGGATGTAGTAACAGAGACGAAAATTGTCGAACTGGTGATTGTGGCTGATAATTCAGAG GTCAGGAAGTACCCTGACTTCCAACAACTGCTGAACCGAACACTAGAAGTGGCCCTTCTGCTAGACACA TTCTTCCAGCCCCTGAATGTCCGGGTAGCACTTGTGGGCCTAGAGGCATGGACCCAGCGCGACCTGATAGAGATGAGCTCCAACCCAGCTGTCCTGCTAGACAACTTCCTCCGCTGGCGCCGGACAGACTTGCTGCCTCGACTGCCCCATGATAGTGCCCAGCTTGTGAC TGTTACTTCCTTCTCTGGGCCCATGGTGGGCATGGCCATTCAGAATTCCATCTGTTCTCCTGACTTCTCGGGAGGTGTGAATATG GACCACTCGACAAGCATCTTAGGAGTTGCCTCCTCCATTGCCCACGAGTTGGGTCACAGCCTGGGCCTAGACCACGATTCACCTGGGAACAGTTGTCCCTGTCCAGGTCCAGCCCCAGCCAAGAGCTGCATCATGGAGGCCTCCACAGA TTTCCTACCAGGTCTGAACTTCAGCAACTGCAGCCGATGGGCCCTGGAAAAAGCCCTCCTAGATGGGATGGGCAGCTGCCTCTTTGAATGGCCACCCAGCCGGGCCCCTATGTCCTCTTTGTGTGGAAATATGTTTGTGGACCCTGGAGAGCAGTGTGACTGTGGCTTCCCAGAT GAGTGCACTGATCCTTGCTGTGACTATTTTACCTGCCAGCTGAGGCCGGGAGCACAGTGTGCATCTGACGGACCCTGTTGTCAAAACTGCAAG TTACAGCCAGCTGGCTGGCAGTGCCGCCTTCCCACAGACGATTGCGATTTGCCTGAGTTCTGCCTAGGAGATAGCTCTCAGTGCCCCCCTGACATCAGGCTTGGGGACGGTGAGCCTTGTGCTAGTGGAGaggctgtgtgtatgcatgggcgCTGTGCCTCCTACACCCGGCAGTGCCAGTCGCTTTGGGGACCTGGGGCCCAGCCTGCTGCACCACTTTGCCTCCAAACAGCCAACACTCGGGGTAATGCCTTTGGGAGCTGTGGGCGCAGCCCCAGTGGTAGCTACATGCCTTGCAACCTTAG AGATGCCATTTGTGGGCAACTACAGTGCCAGTGGGGTAGGAACCAGCCTCTGCTGGGCTCAGTCCAAGATCAGCTCTCGGAGGTCCTGGAAGCCAATGGGACACAATTAAACTGCAGCTGGGTAGATCTGGACTTGGGCAATGATGTGGCCCAGCCTCTCCTGGCTCTACCTGGCACTGCCTGTGGCCCTGGCCTG GTGTGCATCGGCCATCGATGCCAGCCTGTGGATCTCCTGGGAGCACAGGAATGCCGCAGCAAATGCCATGGCCATGGG GTCTGCGACAGCAGCAGGCACTGCCACTGTGACGAGGGCTGGGCACCTCCTGATTGCATGACCCAGCTCAGAG CAACCAGCTCCCTGACCACAGGCCTGCTCCTCAGCCTCCTGTTGTTATTGGTCCTCGTACTACTTGGTGCCAGCTACTGGTACCGTGCCCGCCTGCATCAGCGGCTCTGCCAGCTCAAGGGATCCAGCTGCCAATATAG GGCAGCCCAATCCGGTCCTCCTGAGCGACCAGGACCTCCACAGAGGGCACAGCAGATGCCAGGCACTAAG GCTGAGCTGGCTGACCGATCCAATCCCCCCACTCGCCCTCTGCCCGCTGACCCTGTGGTGTGGCGCCCAAAG CCTCAGGGGCCtaccaaacccccacccccaagaaagCCACTGCCCGCCAACCCACAGGGCCGGCCCCCGCTGGGTGACCTGCCTGGCCCAGGAGATGGAAGCTTGCAGCTGGTAGTGCCTTCCAG GCCTGCCCCACCACCCCCAGCAGCATCTTCGCTCTACCTCTGA
- the Adam15 gene encoding disintegrin and metalloproteinase domain-containing protein 15 isoform X2 yields MRLALLWALGLLGAGSPRPSPPLPNIGGTEEEQQASPERTQSRSLENQVVQDSPPINLTEVLQTGLPETLRIGLELDGENHILELQQNRDLVPGRPTLVWYQPDGTRMVSEGHSLENCCYRGRVQGRPSSWVSLCACSGIRGLVVLSPERSYTLELGPGDLQRPLIVSRIQDLLLPGHTCAPSWHAFVPTEAAPDLLLEQHHLRRVRRQTQSPDPRLKRDVVTETKIVELVIVADNSEVRKYPDFQQLLNRTLEVALLLDTFFQPLNVRVALVGLEAWTQRDLIEMSSNPAVLLDNFLRWRRTDLLPRLPHDSAQLVTVTSFSGPMVGMAIQNSICSPDFSGGVNMDHSTSILGVASSIAHELGHSLGLDHDSPGNSCPCPGPAPAKSCIMEASTDFLPGLNFSNCSRWALEKALLDGMGSCLFEWPPSRAPMSSLCGNMFVDPGEQCDCGFPDECTDPCCDYFTCQLRPGAQCASDGPCCQNCKLQPAGWQCRLPTDDCDLPEFCLGDSSQCPPDIRLGDGEPCASGEAVCMHGRCASYTRQCQSLWGPGAQPAAPLCLQTANTRGNAFGSCGRSPSGSYMPCNLRDAICGQLQCQWGRNQPLLGSVQDQLSEVLEANGTQLNCSWVDLDLGNDVAQPLLALPGTACGPGLVCIGHRCQPVDLLGAQECRSKCHGHGVCDSSRHCHCDEGWAPPDCMTQLRATSSLTTGLLLSLLLLLVLVLLGASYWYRARLHQRLCQLKGSSCQYRAAQSGPPERPGPPQRAQQMPGTKQANVSFPVPPSRPLPPNPVPKKLQWCSSLGDQGAPSAFKVPEAAKGEPPAMVSTTTWWSIVGLQPSGAPRLIRTFLPRASCQLASTQSPLRMLPFSLEPPG; encoded by the exons ATGCGGCTGGCGCTGCTCTGGGCCCTGGGACTCCTGGGCGCGGGCAGCCCTCGGCCCTCCCCGCCGCTGCCAAATATAG GAGGTACtgaggaagagcagcaagccagccCAGAGAGGACCCAGAGTAGATCCTTGGAGAACCAGGTTGTTCAGGACAGCCCCCCAATTAACCTAACAGAAGTGCTTCAG ACTGGTTTACCTGAGACCCTGAGGATTGGATTGGAGCTGGACGGTGAGAATCATATCCTGGAGCTTCAACAGAATAG AGATCTGGTCCCTGGCCGCCCGACTCTGGTGTGGTATCAGCCTGACGGCACCCGAATGGTCAGCGAGGGGCACAGTCTG GAAAACTGCTGCTATCGAGGACGAGTTCAGGGCCGCCCCAGCTCTTGGGTCTCCCTCTGTGCCTGCTCTGGGATCAG GGGGCTGGTAGTCCTGTCCCCTGAGAGAAGCTATACACTGGAGCTGGGACCTGGAGACCTTCAGCGTCCTCTCATTGTTTCTCGGATCCAAGACCTCCTCTTGCCAGGCCACACCTGTGCCCCAAGCTGGCATGCATTTGTGCCCACCGAGGCAGCACCAGACCTCCTTTTGGAACAGCACCACCTTCGCAGGGtgaggagacagactcagagcCCAGACCCCAGG CTTAAGCGGGATGTAGTAACAGAGACGAAAATTGTCGAACTGGTGATTGTGGCTGATAATTCAGAG GTCAGGAAGTACCCTGACTTCCAACAACTGCTGAACCGAACACTAGAAGTGGCCCTTCTGCTAGACACA TTCTTCCAGCCCCTGAATGTCCGGGTAGCACTTGTGGGCCTAGAGGCATGGACCCAGCGCGACCTGATAGAGATGAGCTCCAACCCAGCTGTCCTGCTAGACAACTTCCTCCGCTGGCGCCGGACAGACTTGCTGCCTCGACTGCCCCATGATAGTGCCCAGCTTGTGAC TGTTACTTCCTTCTCTGGGCCCATGGTGGGCATGGCCATTCAGAATTCCATCTGTTCTCCTGACTTCTCGGGAGGTGTGAATATG GACCACTCGACAAGCATCTTAGGAGTTGCCTCCTCCATTGCCCACGAGTTGGGTCACAGCCTGGGCCTAGACCACGATTCACCTGGGAACAGTTGTCCCTGTCCAGGTCCAGCCCCAGCCAAGAGCTGCATCATGGAGGCCTCCACAGA TTTCCTACCAGGTCTGAACTTCAGCAACTGCAGCCGATGGGCCCTGGAAAAAGCCCTCCTAGATGGGATGGGCAGCTGCCTCTTTGAATGGCCACCCAGCCGGGCCCCTATGTCCTCTTTGTGTGGAAATATGTTTGTGGACCCTGGAGAGCAGTGTGACTGTGGCTTCCCAGAT GAGTGCACTGATCCTTGCTGTGACTATTTTACCTGCCAGCTGAGGCCGGGAGCACAGTGTGCATCTGACGGACCCTGTTGTCAAAACTGCAAG TTACAGCCAGCTGGCTGGCAGTGCCGCCTTCCCACAGACGATTGCGATTTGCCTGAGTTCTGCCTAGGAGATAGCTCTCAGTGCCCCCCTGACATCAGGCTTGGGGACGGTGAGCCTTGTGCTAGTGGAGaggctgtgtgtatgcatgggcgCTGTGCCTCCTACACCCGGCAGTGCCAGTCGCTTTGGGGACCTGGGGCCCAGCCTGCTGCACCACTTTGCCTCCAAACAGCCAACACTCGGGGTAATGCCTTTGGGAGCTGTGGGCGCAGCCCCAGTGGTAGCTACATGCCTTGCAACCTTAG AGATGCCATTTGTGGGCAACTACAGTGCCAGTGGGGTAGGAACCAGCCTCTGCTGGGCTCAGTCCAAGATCAGCTCTCGGAGGTCCTGGAAGCCAATGGGACACAATTAAACTGCAGCTGGGTAGATCTGGACTTGGGCAATGATGTGGCCCAGCCTCTCCTGGCTCTACCTGGCACTGCCTGTGGCCCTGGCCTG GTGTGCATCGGCCATCGATGCCAGCCTGTGGATCTCCTGGGAGCACAGGAATGCCGCAGCAAATGCCATGGCCATGGG GTCTGCGACAGCAGCAGGCACTGCCACTGTGACGAGGGCTGGGCACCTCCTGATTGCATGACCCAGCTCAGAG CAACCAGCTCCCTGACCACAGGCCTGCTCCTCAGCCTCCTGTTGTTATTGGTCCTCGTACTACTTGGTGCCAGCTACTGGTACCGTGCCCGCCTGCATCAGCGGCTCTGCCAGCTCAAGGGATCCAGCTGCCAATATAG GGCAGCCCAATCCGGTCCTCCTGAGCGACCAGGACCTCCACAGAGGGCACAGCAGATGCCAGGCACTAAG CAAGCTAATGTCAGCTTTCCAGTACCCCCCTCCAGGCCGCTGCCACCTAACCCCGTGCCCAAGAAACTCCAG TGGTGTTCTTCATTAGGGGACCAGGGTGCCCCCTCAGCCTTCAAAGTCCCAGAAGCAGCAAAGGGTGAGCCTCCCGCTATGGTCTCTACTACCACCTGGTGGTCAATAGTAGGACTACAGCCATCAGGGGCTCCACGATTGATCCGCACCTTCCTTCCCCGAGCCTCCTGTCAATTGGCAAGCACCCAAAGCCCTCTGCGCATGCTCCCATTTTCCCTCGAGCCCCCTGGCTGA
- the Adam15 gene encoding disintegrin and metalloproteinase domain-containing protein 15 isoform X5, with translation MRLALLWALGLLGAGSPRPSPPLPNIGGTEEEQQASPERTQSRSLENQVVQDSPPINLTEVLQTGLPETLRIGLELDGENHILELQQNRDLVPGRPTLVWYQPDGTRMVSEGHSLENCCYRGRVQGRPSSWVSLCACSGIRGLVVLSPERSYTLELGPGDLQRPLIVSRIQDLLLPGHTCAPSWHAFVPTEAAPDLLLEQHHLRRVRRQTQSPDPRLKRDVVTETKIVELVIVADNSEVRKYPDFQQLLNRTLEVALLLDTFFQPLNVRVALVGLEAWTQRDLIEMSSNPAVLLDNFLRWRRTDLLPRLPHDSAQLVTVTSFSGPMVGMAIQNSICSPDFSGGVNMDHSTSILGVASSIAHELGHSLGLDHDSPGNSCPCPGPAPAKSCIMEASTDFLPGLNFSNCSRWALEKALLDGMGSCLFEWPPSRAPMSSLCGNMFVDPGEQCDCGFPDECTDPCCDYFTCQLRPGAQCASDGPCCQNCKLQPAGWQCRLPTDDCDLPEFCLGDSSQCPPDIRLGDGEPCASGEAVCMHGRCASYTRQCQSLWGPGAQPAAPLCLQTANTRGNAFGSCGRSPSGSYMPCNLRDAICGQLQCQWGRNQPLLGSVQDQLSEVLEANGTQLNCSWVDLDLGNDVAQPLLALPGTACGPGLVCIGHRCQPVDLLGAQECRSKCHGHGVCDSSRHCHCDEGWAPPDCMTQLRATSSLTTGLLLSLLLLLVLVLLGASYWYRARLHQRLCQLKGSSCQYRAAQSGPPERPGPPQRAQQMPGTKQANVSFPVPPSRPLPPNPVPKKLQWCSSLGDQGAPSAFKVPEAAKG, from the exons ATGCGGCTGGCGCTGCTCTGGGCCCTGGGACTCCTGGGCGCGGGCAGCCCTCGGCCCTCCCCGCCGCTGCCAAATATAG GAGGTACtgaggaagagcagcaagccagccCAGAGAGGACCCAGAGTAGATCCTTGGAGAACCAGGTTGTTCAGGACAGCCCCCCAATTAACCTAACAGAAGTGCTTCAG ACTGGTTTACCTGAGACCCTGAGGATTGGATTGGAGCTGGACGGTGAGAATCATATCCTGGAGCTTCAACAGAATAG AGATCTGGTCCCTGGCCGCCCGACTCTGGTGTGGTATCAGCCTGACGGCACCCGAATGGTCAGCGAGGGGCACAGTCTG GAAAACTGCTGCTATCGAGGACGAGTTCAGGGCCGCCCCAGCTCTTGGGTCTCCCTCTGTGCCTGCTCTGGGATCAG GGGGCTGGTAGTCCTGTCCCCTGAGAGAAGCTATACACTGGAGCTGGGACCTGGAGACCTTCAGCGTCCTCTCATTGTTTCTCGGATCCAAGACCTCCTCTTGCCAGGCCACACCTGTGCCCCAAGCTGGCATGCATTTGTGCCCACCGAGGCAGCACCAGACCTCCTTTTGGAACAGCACCACCTTCGCAGGGtgaggagacagactcagagcCCAGACCCCAGG CTTAAGCGGGATGTAGTAACAGAGACGAAAATTGTCGAACTGGTGATTGTGGCTGATAATTCAGAG GTCAGGAAGTACCCTGACTTCCAACAACTGCTGAACCGAACACTAGAAGTGGCCCTTCTGCTAGACACA TTCTTCCAGCCCCTGAATGTCCGGGTAGCACTTGTGGGCCTAGAGGCATGGACCCAGCGCGACCTGATAGAGATGAGCTCCAACCCAGCTGTCCTGCTAGACAACTTCCTCCGCTGGCGCCGGACAGACTTGCTGCCTCGACTGCCCCATGATAGTGCCCAGCTTGTGAC TGTTACTTCCTTCTCTGGGCCCATGGTGGGCATGGCCATTCAGAATTCCATCTGTTCTCCTGACTTCTCGGGAGGTGTGAATATG GACCACTCGACAAGCATCTTAGGAGTTGCCTCCTCCATTGCCCACGAGTTGGGTCACAGCCTGGGCCTAGACCACGATTCACCTGGGAACAGTTGTCCCTGTCCAGGTCCAGCCCCAGCCAAGAGCTGCATCATGGAGGCCTCCACAGA TTTCCTACCAGGTCTGAACTTCAGCAACTGCAGCCGATGGGCCCTGGAAAAAGCCCTCCTAGATGGGATGGGCAGCTGCCTCTTTGAATGGCCACCCAGCCGGGCCCCTATGTCCTCTTTGTGTGGAAATATGTTTGTGGACCCTGGAGAGCAGTGTGACTGTGGCTTCCCAGAT GAGTGCACTGATCCTTGCTGTGACTATTTTACCTGCCAGCTGAGGCCGGGAGCACAGTGTGCATCTGACGGACCCTGTTGTCAAAACTGCAAG TTACAGCCAGCTGGCTGGCAGTGCCGCCTTCCCACAGACGATTGCGATTTGCCTGAGTTCTGCCTAGGAGATAGCTCTCAGTGCCCCCCTGACATCAGGCTTGGGGACGGTGAGCCTTGTGCTAGTGGAGaggctgtgtgtatgcatgggcgCTGTGCCTCCTACACCCGGCAGTGCCAGTCGCTTTGGGGACCTGGGGCCCAGCCTGCTGCACCACTTTGCCTCCAAACAGCCAACACTCGGGGTAATGCCTTTGGGAGCTGTGGGCGCAGCCCCAGTGGTAGCTACATGCCTTGCAACCTTAG AGATGCCATTTGTGGGCAACTACAGTGCCAGTGGGGTAGGAACCAGCCTCTGCTGGGCTCAGTCCAAGATCAGCTCTCGGAGGTCCTGGAAGCCAATGGGACACAATTAAACTGCAGCTGGGTAGATCTGGACTTGGGCAATGATGTGGCCCAGCCTCTCCTGGCTCTACCTGGCACTGCCTGTGGCCCTGGCCTG GTGTGCATCGGCCATCGATGCCAGCCTGTGGATCTCCTGGGAGCACAGGAATGCCGCAGCAAATGCCATGGCCATGGG GTCTGCGACAGCAGCAGGCACTGCCACTGTGACGAGGGCTGGGCACCTCCTGATTGCATGACCCAGCTCAGAG CAACCAGCTCCCTGACCACAGGCCTGCTCCTCAGCCTCCTGTTGTTATTGGTCCTCGTACTACTTGGTGCCAGCTACTGGTACCGTGCCCGCCTGCATCAGCGGCTCTGCCAGCTCAAGGGATCCAGCTGCCAATATAG GGCAGCCCAATCCGGTCCTCCTGAGCGACCAGGACCTCCACAGAGGGCACAGCAGATGCCAGGCACTAAG CAAGCTAATGTCAGCTTTCCAGTACCCCCCTCCAGGCCGCTGCCACCTAACCCCGTGCCCAAGAAACTCCAG TGGTGTTCTTCATTAGGGGACCAGGGTGCCCCCTCAGCCTTCAAAGTCCCAGAAGCAGCAAAGG GCTGA
- the Adam15 gene encoding disintegrin and metalloproteinase domain-containing protein 15 isoform X3: protein MRLALLWALGLLGAGSPRPSPPLPNIGGTEEEQQASPERTQSRSLENQVVQDSPPINLTEVLQTGLPETLRIGLELDGENHILELQQNRDLVPGRPTLVWYQPDGTRMVSEGHSLENCCYRGRVQGRPSSWVSLCACSGIRGLVVLSPERSYTLELGPGDLQRPLIVSRIQDLLLPGHTCAPSWHAFVPTEAAPDLLLEQHHLRRVRRQTQSPDPRLKRDVVTETKIVELVIVADNSEVRKYPDFQQLLNRTLEVALLLDTFFQPLNVRVALVGLEAWTQRDLIEMSSNPAVLLDNFLRWRRTDLLPRLPHDSAQLVTVTSFSGPMVGMAIQNSICSPDFSGGVNMDHSTSILGVASSIAHELGHSLGLDHDSPGNSCPCPGPAPAKSCIMEASTDFLPGLNFSNCSRWALEKALLDGMGSCLFEWPPSRAPMSSLCGNMFVDPGEQCDCGFPDECTDPCCDYFTCQLRPGAQCASDGPCCQNCKLQPAGWQCRLPTDDCDLPEFCLGDSSQCPPDIRLGDGEPCASGEAVCMHGRCASYTRQCQSLWGPGAQPAAPLCLQTANTRGNAFGSCGRSPSGSYMPCNLRDAICGQLQCQWGRNQPLLGSVQDQLSEVLEANGTQLNCSWVDLDLGNDVAQPLLALPGTACGPGLVCIGHRCQPVDLLGAQECRSKCHGHGVCDSSRHCHCDEGWAPPDCMTQLRATSSLTTGLLLSLLLLLVLVLLGASYWYRARLHQRLCQLKGSSCQYRAAQSGPPERPGPPQRAQQMPGTKAELADRSNPPTRPLPADPVVWRPKPQGPTKPPPPRKPLPANPQGRPPLGDLPGPGDGSLQLVVPSRPAPPPPAASSLYL from the exons ATGCGGCTGGCGCTGCTCTGGGCCCTGGGACTCCTGGGCGCGGGCAGCCCTCGGCCCTCCCCGCCGCTGCCAAATATAG GAGGTACtgaggaagagcagcaagccagccCAGAGAGGACCCAGAGTAGATCCTTGGAGAACCAGGTTGTTCAGGACAGCCCCCCAATTAACCTAACAGAAGTGCTTCAG ACTGGTTTACCTGAGACCCTGAGGATTGGATTGGAGCTGGACGGTGAGAATCATATCCTGGAGCTTCAACAGAATAG AGATCTGGTCCCTGGCCGCCCGACTCTGGTGTGGTATCAGCCTGACGGCACCCGAATGGTCAGCGAGGGGCACAGTCTG GAAAACTGCTGCTATCGAGGACGAGTTCAGGGCCGCCCCAGCTCTTGGGTCTCCCTCTGTGCCTGCTCTGGGATCAG GGGGCTGGTAGTCCTGTCCCCTGAGAGAAGCTATACACTGGAGCTGGGACCTGGAGACCTTCAGCGTCCTCTCATTGTTTCTCGGATCCAAGACCTCCTCTTGCCAGGCCACACCTGTGCCCCAAGCTGGCATGCATTTGTGCCCACCGAGGCAGCACCAGACCTCCTTTTGGAACAGCACCACCTTCGCAGGGtgaggagacagactcagagcCCAGACCCCAGG CTTAAGCGGGATGTAGTAACAGAGACGAAAATTGTCGAACTGGTGATTGTGGCTGATAATTCAGAG GTCAGGAAGTACCCTGACTTCCAACAACTGCTGAACCGAACACTAGAAGTGGCCCTTCTGCTAGACACA TTCTTCCAGCCCCTGAATGTCCGGGTAGCACTTGTGGGCCTAGAGGCATGGACCCAGCGCGACCTGATAGAGATGAGCTCCAACCCAGCTGTCCTGCTAGACAACTTCCTCCGCTGGCGCCGGACAGACTTGCTGCCTCGACTGCCCCATGATAGTGCCCAGCTTGTGAC TGTTACTTCCTTCTCTGGGCCCATGGTGGGCATGGCCATTCAGAATTCCATCTGTTCTCCTGACTTCTCGGGAGGTGTGAATATG GACCACTCGACAAGCATCTTAGGAGTTGCCTCCTCCATTGCCCACGAGTTGGGTCACAGCCTGGGCCTAGACCACGATTCACCTGGGAACAGTTGTCCCTGTCCAGGTCCAGCCCCAGCCAAGAGCTGCATCATGGAGGCCTCCACAGA TTTCCTACCAGGTCTGAACTTCAGCAACTGCAGCCGATGGGCCCTGGAAAAAGCCCTCCTAGATGGGATGGGCAGCTGCCTCTTTGAATGGCCACCCAGCCGGGCCCCTATGTCCTCTTTGTGTGGAAATATGTTTGTGGACCCTGGAGAGCAGTGTGACTGTGGCTTCCCAGAT GAGTGCACTGATCCTTGCTGTGACTATTTTACCTGCCAGCTGAGGCCGGGAGCACAGTGTGCATCTGACGGACCCTGTTGTCAAAACTGCAAG TTACAGCCAGCTGGCTGGCAGTGCCGCCTTCCCACAGACGATTGCGATTTGCCTGAGTTCTGCCTAGGAGATAGCTCTCAGTGCCCCCCTGACATCAGGCTTGGGGACGGTGAGCCTTGTGCTAGTGGAGaggctgtgtgtatgcatgggcgCTGTGCCTCCTACACCCGGCAGTGCCAGTCGCTTTGGGGACCTGGGGCCCAGCCTGCTGCACCACTTTGCCTCCAAACAGCCAACACTCGGGGTAATGCCTTTGGGAGCTGTGGGCGCAGCCCCAGTGGTAGCTACATGCCTTGCAACCTTAG AGATGCCATTTGTGGGCAACTACAGTGCCAGTGGGGTAGGAACCAGCCTCTGCTGGGCTCAGTCCAAGATCAGCTCTCGGAGGTCCTGGAAGCCAATGGGACACAATTAAACTGCAGCTGGGTAGATCTGGACTTGGGCAATGATGTGGCCCAGCCTCTCCTGGCTCTACCTGGCACTGCCTGTGGCCCTGGCCTG GTGTGCATCGGCCATCGATGCCAGCCTGTGGATCTCCTGGGAGCACAGGAATGCCGCAGCAAATGCCATGGCCATGGG GTCTGCGACAGCAGCAGGCACTGCCACTGTGACGAGGGCTGGGCACCTCCTGATTGCATGACCCAGCTCAGAG CAACCAGCTCCCTGACCACAGGCCTGCTCCTCAGCCTCCTGTTGTTATTGGTCCTCGTACTACTTGGTGCCAGCTACTGGTACCGTGCCCGCCTGCATCAGCGGCTCTGCCAGCTCAAGGGATCCAGCTGCCAATATAG GGCAGCCCAATCCGGTCCTCCTGAGCGACCAGGACCTCCACAGAGGGCACAGCAGATGCCAGGCACTAAG GCTGAGCTGGCTGACCGATCCAATCCCCCCACTCGCCCTCTGCCCGCTGACCCTGTGGTGTGGCGCCCAAAG CCTCAGGGGCCtaccaaacccccacccccaagaaagCCACTGCCCGCCAACCCACAGGGCCGGCCCCCGCTGGGTGACCTGCCTGGCCCAGGAGATGGAAGCTTGCAGCTGGTAGTGCCTTCCAG GCCTGCCCCACCACCCCCAGCAGCATCTTCGCTCTACCTCTGA